One window of Streptococcus suis genomic DNA carries:
- a CDS encoding pyrimidine-nucleoside phosphorylase, with amino-acid sequence MRAVDLIQKKRDGLELSSEEIKWLIEGYVAGTVPDYQMSALAMAIYFKGMSTREISDLTMNMVASGDQIDLSAIPGIKVDKHSTGGVGDKVTLILAPLVASFEVPVAKMSGRGLGHTGGTLDKLESIKGYQIEVTQEDFIKQVQETGVAVIGQSDNLVKADKLLYALRDVTATVDIIPLIASSVMSKKIAAGADAILLDVTVGEGAFMKTVEEARVLAQTMVDLGKAVGRKTIAVLTNMSQPVGTSIGNRLEILEALEILQGKGREDVTEFICELAQIMLGLADVEKTVAEVRQHIENGAALKKFEEMVQAQGGDLEDLYRPADVSHKVDVLAERDGYIVGLPALEFGLFAMKLGAGRAVKTDELDYETGIVFHKKVGDAVEKGQPIATIYANENISENMLTNFQKNVKIDDVSVNTKEIIEIIS; translated from the coding sequence ATGAGAGCAGTTGATTTAATTCAGAAAAAACGAGATGGTTTGGAATTGTCTTCTGAGGAAATTAAATGGTTGATTGAGGGCTACGTGGCTGGAACAGTGCCTGACTACCAAATGTCAGCCCTGGCGATGGCCATTTACTTTAAAGGCATGTCAACGCGAGAGATTTCTGATCTAACTATGAATATGGTGGCATCAGGTGACCAGATTGACTTATCTGCTATTCCTGGTATCAAGGTAGACAAGCACTCGACTGGTGGTGTGGGTGACAAAGTAACCTTGATTTTAGCTCCTTTGGTAGCTAGTTTTGAAGTGCCAGTTGCCAAGATGAGCGGACGCGGTTTGGGTCACACAGGTGGCACTCTGGACAAATTGGAGTCCATTAAAGGGTATCAGATTGAGGTGACTCAGGAAGACTTTATCAAGCAGGTTCAGGAGACGGGAGTTGCGGTTATTGGCCAATCAGATAATTTGGTCAAGGCTGATAAGTTGCTCTATGCTCTGCGCGATGTGACAGCGACGGTGGACATTATTCCCTTGATTGCAAGCTCGGTTATGTCTAAAAAGATTGCGGCTGGTGCAGATGCCATTCTCCTTGATGTCACGGTGGGCGAAGGTGCCTTCATGAAGACAGTAGAAGAGGCGCGTGTGCTGGCTCAGACCATGGTGGACCTTGGTAAGGCTGTCGGACGTAAGACTATTGCAGTTTTGACAAATATGTCTCAGCCAGTGGGAACCAGCATTGGTAATCGCCTGGAAATCCTTGAGGCCTTGGAAATTTTACAAGGCAAGGGTAGGGAAGACGTGACAGAGTTTATCTGTGAATTGGCTCAAATCATGTTGGGACTTGCTGATGTTGAAAAGACGGTTGCGGAAGTTCGTCAGCATATTGAAAATGGAGCTGCCCTTAAGAAATTTGAGGAAATGGTTCAGGCTCAAGGAGGTGATTTAGAAGACCTCTACCGTCCGGCAGATGTTTCCCACAAGGTGGACGTATTGGCAGAGCGAGATGGCTATATTGTTGGTTTGCCAGCTCTAGAATTTGGTCTATTTGCCATGAAACTAGGAGCAGGTCGAGCGGTAAAAACAGATGAACTGGACTATGAGACTGGTATTGTTTTCCACAAAAAAGTGGGGGATGCAGTCGAAAAAGGTCAGCCGATTGCAACCATCTATGCAAATGAAAATATTTCGGAAAATATGCTTACAAATTTCCAAAAAAATGTTAAAATAGATGATGTAAGTGTAAATACGAAGGAAATCATTGAAATCATTTCTTAA
- a CDS encoding class I SAM-dependent methyltransferase yields the protein MSEMYYEKNPSTAHDIHELRVRLLDTHMTFLTDAGVFSKKMVDYGSQVLLQSLELETGKTLLDVGCGYGPLGLTLAKVFNVDVTLIDINSRALELAEKNAEKNGVPATIFQSNIYENVSGNFDYIISNPPIRAGKAVVHEVISGAHAYLVDGGTLTIVIQKKQGAPSAKTKMEEVFGNCQIKKKDKGYYILESVKE from the coding sequence ATGTCAGAGATGTATTACGAAAAAAATCCCAGTACAGCACATGATATTCATGAACTCCGTGTCCGTTTATTAGATACCCACATGACATTCTTGACAGATGCAGGTGTATTTAGTAAGAAAATGGTTGATTATGGAAGTCAGGTGCTTTTACAATCCCTAGAATTAGAAACTGGGAAGACCCTCTTGGATGTTGGCTGTGGCTATGGTCCACTTGGATTAACCTTGGCAAAGGTCTTTAATGTTGATGTGACCTTGATTGATATCAATAGCAGAGCGCTCGAGTTGGCTGAAAAGAATGCTGAGAAAAACGGTGTTCCAGCAACTATCTTCCAGTCCAATATCTATGAAAATGTCAGCGGAAATTTTGATTATATTATCTCCAATCCACCTATCCGTGCTGGCAAGGCGGTGGTGCACGAAGTCATTTCAGGTGCCCATGCATACTTAGTGGACGGTGGAACCTTGACCATTGTGATCCAAAAGAAACAGGGCGCACCAAGTGCCAAGACCAAGATGGAAGAAGTGTTTGGCAATTGTCAAATAAAGAAAAAGGATAAGGGATACTATATTTTAGAAAGTGTGAAAGAATGA
- the coaA gene encoding type I pantothenate kinase — protein MKHEFLNFEEIDRSTWQQLHRKTTIPLTQSELNSIKSFNDKIQLHEVSDVYLPLVNLIHIYRKARKDLTFTKSLFLQKSIKSQPFIIGISGSVAVGKSTTSRLLQILIARTFKHSTVELVTTDGFLYPNATLEEMNLLDKKGFPESYDMEKLIGFLDNIKNGINCEIPVYSHETYDIVPDKSQKIQVPDFLIVEGINVFQNPQNQRLYVSDYFDVSIYVDAEVENIETWYLERFQKLLKLAKNDPSNYYHRYTRLSYPEIIAVAQNTWKNINLANLEKYIEPTRNRADIILHKAENHEIDKIYLKK, from the coding sequence ATGAAACATGAATTTTTAAATTTTGAAGAAATCGATCGCTCCACCTGGCAGCAACTTCACCGTAAAACCACCATCCCCTTGACTCAGAGTGAACTCAATTCCATCAAAAGTTTCAATGATAAGATCCAACTTCATGAGGTATCAGATGTCTACCTCCCCTTGGTCAACCTCATTCACATCTATCGCAAGGCCAGAAAAGATTTAACCTTTACAAAGAGTCTCTTCCTCCAGAAATCCATCAAATCTCAACCATTTATCATCGGTATTTCCGGAAGTGTTGCTGTTGGTAAATCCACTACCAGTCGCTTGCTCCAGATTTTGATTGCCCGCACTTTCAAGCATTCAACTGTAGAACTGGTTACCACCGACGGTTTTCTTTACCCCAATGCTACCCTAGAGGAAATGAATCTATTGGACAAAAAAGGCTTTCCTGAGTCTTATGATATGGAAAAACTGATTGGATTCTTAGACAATATCAAAAATGGCATCAATTGTGAAATTCCTGTCTATTCTCACGAAACCTACGATATTGTCCCTGATAAAAGTCAAAAAATTCAGGTCCCTGATTTTCTAATTGTCGAGGGAATCAATGTCTTCCAGAACCCTCAAAACCAGCGACTCTATGTCAGCGATTATTTTGATGTATCTATCTATGTGGATGCCGAGGTGGAGAATATCGAAACCTGGTACTTAGAACGCTTCCAAAAATTGCTGAAACTTGCAAAAAATGACCCTAGCAACTACTACCATCGCTACACCCGGCTCTCCTATCCAGAAATCATCGCAGTCGCTCAAAATACTTGGAAAAATATCAACCTTGCCAACCTCGAAAAATACATCGAGCCGACGCGCAATCGGGCGGATATTATCTTGCACAAGGCTGAAAACCATGAAATTGATAAAATTTATCTAAAAAAATAA
- the rpsT gene encoding 30S ribosomal protein S20 codes for MEVKPLANIKSAIKRAELNVKQNAKNSAQKSAMRTAIKAFEANPSEELYRAASSAIDKAETKGLIHKNKASRDKARLAAKLA; via the coding sequence GTGGAGGTGAAACCATTGGCAAACATTAAGTCAGCTATCAAACGCGCTGAATTGAACGTTAAACAAAACGCTAAAAACTCAGCACAAAAATCAGCTATGCGTACTGCAATCAAAGCATTTGAAGCTAACCCATCTGAAGAGCTTTACCGCGCTGCTAGCTCAGCAATCGATAAGGCAGAAACTAAAGGTTTGATTCACAAAAACAAAGCAAGCCGCGACAAAGCACGTCTTGCAGCAAAACTTGCGTAA
- a CDS encoding HAMP domain-containing histidine kinase — MINKMRKLTKSDNFSYFIRYFAVFTLIFISMTAIIFQLMRSTMYRSTDIKFDKIKQHPDLVLNFAAARMLNPDSEIILQDQSNQGNASANTLPDDTDGGPGEPIRLGTNFHVLLYNSAGELVNSDVFSGLSELAFDKESLKNVKEVSVEGPFGDDDFRYTTLELPSEVMEKYSSLDLKYATICVNVSQIKMSIQTYERTVAIVMVSFWFISLFASLYLAQLSMRPILLSYQKQKDFVENASHELRTPLTVLQNRLEGLFRHPNATIIESSESIASSLAEVRNMRILTSNLLNLARRDDGFQIVMDDLDPQYLEEIFDNFNIIAEESGKDLLVTNHIKQPIRTDKALLKQLLTIIFDNALKYTRDDGQISIQARVKDKFAYFTVADNGIGISQDDKTKVFDRFYRVDKARTRQKGGFGLGLSLAKQISDSLKGEISIRDNQPTGTIFEIKIPR, encoded by the coding sequence ATGATCAATAAGATGAGAAAGCTCACCAAGTCGGACAATTTTTCCTACTTTATCCGCTATTTTGCCGTATTTACGCTGATTTTCATATCTATGACGGCCATTATTTTTCAACTGATGCGGTCTACCATGTATCGTAGTACAGATATCAAGTTTGACAAAATCAAGCAACATCCTGACTTGGTTTTGAATTTTGCGGCAGCTAGGATGCTGAATCCAGATTCGGAAATTATTCTTCAGGACCAGAGCAATCAAGGTAATGCAAGTGCGAATACTCTCCCAGATGATACTGATGGTGGTCCCGGTGAGCCCATTCGTTTGGGAACCAATTTCCACGTACTCTTGTATAATTCTGCGGGTGAGCTAGTCAATTCTGATGTCTTCAGCGGTTTGTCTGAATTGGCTTTTGATAAGGAAAGTTTGAAAAATGTAAAGGAAGTCAGCGTCGAAGGGCCATTTGGTGACGATGATTTCCGTTATACCACCCTGGAGTTGCCGAGTGAGGTAATGGAAAAATATTCGTCGCTAGACTTGAAATACGCGACTATCTGTGTCAATGTCAGTCAGATTAAAATGTCTATTCAGACCTATGAGCGAACAGTGGCGATTGTCATGGTCTCCTTCTGGTTTATTTCGCTGTTTGCCAGTCTTTATTTAGCTCAACTCAGTATGCGGCCAATTTTGCTGAGCTATCAAAAGCAGAAGGATTTTGTGGAGAATGCTAGTCATGAGCTCAGGACACCACTGACTGTCCTACAGAATCGCCTAGAGGGGCTCTTCCGTCATCCCAATGCGACCATCATTGAATCCAGTGAAAGCATTGCCTCCAGTCTTGCTGAAGTGCGGAACATGCGGATTTTAACCAGTAATTTGCTGAATCTGGCTCGGCGAGATGATGGTTTCCAGATTGTGATGGATGATTTGGATCCACAATATCTCGAGGAAATCTTTGACAATTTTAACATTATCGCTGAAGAGAGTGGCAAGGATTTACTTGTTACGAATCATATTAAGCAGCCTATTCGGACAGATAAGGCCCTGCTAAAACAACTCCTGACCATTATTTTTGATAATGCCTTGAAATATACAAGAGACGATGGACAAATTAGCATTCAGGCAAGAGTAAAGGATAAATTTGCGTACTTTACAGTCGCGGACAATGGAATAGGAATTAGTCAGGATGATAAGACCAAGGTCTTCGATCGTTTTTATCGGGTAGATAAGGCTAGAACGCGACAAAAAGGTGGTTTTGGACTCGGCTTGTCCTTGGCTAAACAGATTAGTGATTCCTTGAAGGGGGAAATTTCAATTCGTGATAACCAGCCAACAGGAACTATTTTTGAAATCAAGATACCGAGATAG
- a CDS encoding response regulator transcription factor: MIKILLVEDDVSLSNSVFDFLDDFADVMQVFDGDEGLYEAESGVYDLILLDLMLPEKDGFQVLKEIREKGISTPVLITTAKESLDDKGHGFELGADDYLTKPFYLEELKMRIQALLKRAGKFNDNQLEFGNVTVDLSTNMTYVDGSEIELLGKEFDLLVYFLQNQNVILPKTQIFDRIWGFDSDTTISVVEVYVSKVRKKLKGTVFADRLQTLRSVGYILKNDQ; this comes from the coding sequence ATGATTAAAATATTGCTTGTTGAAGACGATGTAAGCCTATCTAATTCGGTGTTCGACTTTCTAGATGATTTTGCTGATGTTATGCAGGTTTTTGATGGCGATGAGGGCCTCTATGAGGCAGAATCAGGTGTCTATGATCTGATTCTCTTGGATCTGATGTTGCCAGAGAAGGATGGATTTCAGGTCTTAAAAGAAATCCGCGAAAAAGGAATTTCTACTCCGGTCCTGATTACGACGGCTAAAGAAAGCTTGGATGATAAGGGTCACGGTTTTGAATTGGGGGCGGATGATTACCTGACCAAGCCATTTTATTTAGAGGAGTTGAAGATGCGTATTCAGGCGCTTTTGAAGCGAGCTGGTAAATTCAATGATAATCAGCTAGAATTTGGCAATGTGACTGTTGATTTGTCTACCAATATGACCTATGTGGACGGCAGTGAAATTGAGTTACTAGGAAAAGAATTTGATTTACTGGTGTATTTCTTGCAAAACCAGAACGTTATTCTTCCTAAAACTCAAATTTTTGACCGTATTTGGGGCTTTGACAGCGATACGACCATCTCAGTAGTAGAGGTCTATGTTTCAAAAGTCCGAAAGAAATTAAAGGGAACGGTTTTCGCAGACCGCTTGCAGACCTTGAGAAGTGTAGGGTATATTTTGAAAAATGATCAATAA
- the rplT gene encoding 50S ribosomal protein L20: protein MARVKGGVVSRKRRKRILKLAKGYYGAKHLLFRTAKEQVMNSYYYAYRDRRQKKRDFRKLWITRINAAARMNGLSYSQLMHGLKLAEIEVNRKMLADIAVNDAAGFTALADAAKAKLGK from the coding sequence ATGGCACGTGTTAAAGGTGGCGTTGTTTCTCGTAAACGCCGTAAACGTATTTTAAAATTAGCTAAAGGTTACTACGGTGCTAAGCACCTCTTGTTCCGCACTGCGAAAGAACAAGTAATGAACTCTTACTACTATGCATACCGTGACCGCCGTCAGAAAAAACGTGATTTCCGTAAATTGTGGATCACTCGTATCAATGCGGCAGCTCGTATGAACGGTTTGTCATACTCACAATTGATGCACGGTTTGAAATTGGCTGAAATCGAAGTGAACCGTAAAATGCTTGCAGATATCGCAGTAAACGATGCAGCAGGTTTCACAGCTCTTGCAGACGCTGCAAAAGCAAAACTTGGTAAGTAA
- the rpmI gene encoding 50S ribosomal protein L35 has product MPKQKTHRASAKRFKRTGSGGLKRFRAYTSHRFHGKTKKQRRHLRKAGMVHAGDFKRIKSMLTQMR; this is encoded by the coding sequence ATGCCAAAACAAAAAACTCACCGCGCATCAGCTAAACGTTTTAAACGTACAGGTTCTGGTGGATTGAAACGCTTCCGCGCTTATACTTCACACCGTTTCCACGGTAAAACTAAAAAACAACGTCGTCACCTTCGTAAAGCAGGTATGGTACATGCTGGTGACTTTAAGCGTATCAAGTCAATGCTTACACAAATGCGCTAA
- the infC gene encoding translation initiation factor IF-3 encodes MAKQDLFINDEIRVREVRLIGLEGEQLGIKPLNEAQAIADQANVDLVLIQPQAKPPVAKIMDYGKFKFEYQKKQKEQRKKQSVVTVKEVRLSPVIDKGDFETKLRNARKFLEKGNKVKVSIRFKGRMITHKDVGAKVLAEFAEATQDIAIIEQRAKMDGRQMFMQLAPASDKK; translated from the coding sequence ATAGCAAAGCAAGATTTGTTCATCAATGATGAAATTCGAGTGCGTGAAGTTCGTCTTATCGGTCTTGAGGGTGAACAGTTGGGAATCAAACCGCTCAATGAGGCTCAGGCCATCGCTGATCAGGCAAATGTGGATTTAGTATTGATTCAACCGCAAGCTAAACCGCCAGTTGCTAAAATTATGGACTACGGTAAGTTCAAATTTGAGTATCAGAAGAAACAGAAAGAACAACGCAAGAAACAAAGTGTTGTCACTGTCAAAGAAGTGCGTCTAAGTCCAGTTATTGACAAAGGGGATTTCGAGACGAAACTTCGTAATGCCCGTAAATTCCTTGAAAAAGGAAATAAGGTCAAGGTTTCGATCCGTTTCAAGGGTCGTATGATTACCCACAAAGATGTTGGCGCGAAAGTATTAGCTGAGTTCGCCGAAGCAACCCAAGATATTGCCATTATCGAACAACGCGCTAAGATGGACGGTCGTCAAATGTTTATGCAGTTGGCCCCAGCTTCAGATAAAAAATAA
- the cmk gene encoding (d)CMP kinase, producing the protein MKSIQIAIDGPASSGKSTVAKIIAKNFGYTYLDTGAMYRAVTLLALENKLTADMVDDILALLAQYPISFGRSEDGQQLVFLGQRDVSLAIRDNDVTNNVSWVAALAPIRERLVELQQEIAQAGGIVMDGRDIGTVVLPQAELKIFLIASVEERALRRFKENKARGIETDLETLKEEIAARDLKDSTRAVSPLKAAEDAITFDTTGVSIEGVVQFISEKAKEILDK; encoded by the coding sequence ATGAAATCAATTCAAATCGCCATCGATGGACCTGCTTCGAGCGGAAAGTCAACCGTGGCAAAAATTATTGCGAAAAATTTTGGCTATACCTATTTGGACACTGGTGCTATGTATCGTGCCGTTACATTGTTAGCTCTGGAAAATAAACTAACAGCTGATATGGTTGACGATATTTTAGCTCTCTTGGCTCAGTATCCGATTTCATTCGGCCGTTCGGAAGATGGCCAGCAACTGGTGTTCCTCGGTCAACGGGATGTCAGTCTAGCCATTCGTGATAACGACGTGACCAACAATGTTTCTTGGGTGGCAGCATTGGCTCCTATTCGTGAAAGACTGGTCGAACTCCAGCAAGAAATTGCCCAGGCAGGTGGCATTGTCATGGATGGTCGTGATATTGGCACAGTTGTTTTGCCTCAGGCAGAGTTGAAAATTTTCCTGATTGCCTCTGTTGAAGAGCGGGCCCTTCGCCGTTTTAAGGAAAATAAGGCGCGAGGCATTGAGACGGATTTGGAAACCTTGAAAGAGGAGATTGCGGCCCGTGACTTGAAAGATAGTACACGAGCAGTTTCACCACTCAAAGCAGCAGAAGATGCCATTACCTTTGATACAACTGGTGTTTCTATTGAAGGTGTTGTGCAATTTATTTCAGAAAAAGCGAAAGAAATCCTTGACAAGTAG
- a CDS encoding LysM peptidoglycan-binding domain-containing protein: MSQEPWNDELFEEELEEVEDEQVSVSRRNRKVGMMASSRLFTILASIFVFFLLAIIILAIYLSTGGSNTDSTEGFYNAENAQVATSSSSEQDSNATETTETTEAATEESSTEASSAADLVDRGDGTTTTVQPGEGLASIANRAGVSMAELERLNPEKMVGPGGTWWANPGDVVRIR; encoded by the coding sequence ATGTCACAAGAACCATGGAATGATGAACTTTTTGAAGAAGAATTGGAAGAAGTTGAGGATGAGCAAGTGTCAGTAAGTCGTAGAAATCGAAAAGTAGGTATGATGGCGAGTAGTCGCTTGTTTACTATTTTAGCTTCAATCTTTGTTTTCTTCCTTTTGGCCATTATCATTTTGGCTATTTACCTGTCTACAGGTGGCAGTAATACTGACTCGACAGAAGGTTTTTATAATGCTGAAAATGCCCAGGTTGCAACTTCGAGTTCATCTGAGCAAGATTCAAACGCAACTGAAACGACTGAGACTACAGAAGCAGCCACTGAGGAATCATCAACAGAGGCAAGCTCCGCTGCGGATTTGGTAGATCGTGGAGATGGTACAACCACAACTGTCCAACCTGGCGAAGGTCTTGCAAGTATTGCCAACCGAGCAGGGGTTTCTATGGCTGAGTTGGAACGCTTGAATCCAGAAAAAATGGTGGGACCTGGTGGTACTTGGTGGGCCAACCCAGGAGATGTAGTACGTATTAGATAA